From the Thermus brockianus genome, the window GAGCCTCGCCCAGGTGGCCCCGAGGTCGGCGAAGGTCTCCCGGGTGCCCAGATCCCCCTCCACCCCCGGCCCCACCCAGAGGAGCATCCCGTACTCCCGGGTGTGGTCGGTGCCGAAGAAGGTGGGGTCGTTCCCGTGGTCCGAGACCAGGAAGAGGTGGTCCTTAGGCCCCAGGGCCTCCAGGAGGCGGGGGAGGAAGTGGTCCACCTGCGCCAAGGCCTCCCCATAGCCTTGGGGGTTGCGGCGGTGGCCGTACTTGCTGTCAAAGTCCACCAAGTTGACGAAGAGGAGGCCGGAAAAGGGCTCTTGCATGAGGGCGAGGGTCTTTTCTAGGCCATCGGCGTTGTCCTCTGTCTTCACCTCCCGGGTGAAGCCCCGGTGGGCGTAGATATCCGGGATCTTCCCCACCCCCACCACCTCGAGGCCCCCCTCCTTCAGGACGTCCAGGACGTTCCGCGGGGGCTCCAGGGCGAAGTCCTTGCGCAAGGCCTCCAACCGGTAAAAGGCCCCCGGCTCCCCGGCGAAGGGCCGGGCGATGACCCGGGCCACCTGGTACTCGCCCACGAGCATCTCCCGGGCCACCTGGCACCAGTGGTAAAGCACCTCCGGGGGCACCACCCCCA encodes:
- a CDS encoding phosphopentomutase, with the protein product MKVTAIVLDSVGLGYLPDAPSFGDEGADTLDHTVLKTGVALPHFARLGLGLVPGVHTLERIPSPQGGFGRMREVNPGKDTTTGHWEFVGIHLERPFRTFPEGFPEEFLWAWAERIGVKGWLLNRPYSGTEAIRHHGEAHLKTGYPIVYTSADSVFQVAAHVGVVPPEVLYHWCQVAREMLVGEYQVARVIARPFAGEPGAFYRLEALRKDFALEPPRNVLDVLKEGGLEVVGVGKIPDIYAHRGFTREVKTEDNADGLEKTLALMQEPFSGLLFVNLVDFDSKYGHRRNPQGYGEALAQVDHFLPRLLEALGPKDHLFLVSDHGNDPTFFGTDHTREYGMLLWVGPGVEGDLGTRETFADLGATWARLFGLSWEGPGTPIR